From Pelosinus fermentans DSM 17108, the proteins below share one genomic window:
- the iolN gene encoding 3-dehydro-scyllo-inosose hydrolase, whose product MSKWQIPAKGGNMEADNGIYYQNMTNREVAERLKKNDVILIPVGSTENHGPNSPYGEDTYLDTRLCEQVAKATGCTVAQPIWYGSHPYHHLGMPGTIMIPEETLADYLCYVFAGFWNTGFRKMIVVNGHGQDYVIPLAIHKFGKKFQVPGIVLYVHFWNCAKEQLDIKENGGPYDTPFIHADEVEQSWSLALFPELCKQEYAVATKAAPMLPPGHINNSAERGVGPIKWYNAFGSVGMECICTPEGIIGDPTLADAEKARVGVERTLNYLEKLVNDIIEKYPAGELPPIEKMTQRNREDIEAVIKGPTNGGRHIYTLTY is encoded by the coding sequence ATGTCAAAATGGCAAATTCCCGCAAAAGGCGGCAATATGGAAGCCGATAACGGAATCTATTATCAGAATATGACGAACAGGGAGGTGGCGGAGAGACTCAAAAAGAATGACGTCATTTTAATTCCCGTCGGTTCCACGGAAAATCATGGACCGAACTCCCCTTACGGTGAAGACACGTATCTTGATACTCGCCTTTGTGAACAAGTGGCAAAAGCAACTGGCTGCACGGTAGCGCAGCCAATCTGGTACGGCTCGCATCCCTATCATCATTTGGGAATGCCTGGCACTATCATGATACCGGAAGAAACACTGGCAGACTATCTTTGCTATGTATTCGCTGGATTCTGGAATACTGGTTTTCGGAAGATGATTGTTGTCAACGGGCATGGACAGGATTATGTAATTCCATTGGCAATCCATAAGTTTGGTAAGAAATTTCAAGTTCCCGGCATTGTTTTATATGTTCATTTCTGGAATTGTGCAAAAGAACAACTTGATATCAAAGAAAACGGCGGCCCTTACGATACACCGTTTATCCACGCTGATGAGGTGGAACAATCATGGTCCTTGGCATTATTCCCTGAGCTTTGCAAACAAGAATATGCTGTTGCAACCAAAGCAGCGCCCATGCTGCCGCCGGGACATATCAACAACTCGGCCGAACGCGGCGTAGGTCCGATCAAGTGGTACAATGCTTTCGGTTCGGTTGGTATGGAGTGTATCTGCACGCCAGAAGGGATAATCGGTGATCCTACCTTAGCAGATGCTGAAAAAGCACGAGTTGGTGTGGAAAGAACATTAAACTATTTGGAGAAATTAGTTAATGATATTATAGAAAAATATCCAGCTGGTGAGCTTCCACCTATTGAAAAAATGACCCAACGCAACCGGGAAGACATCGAAGCTGTTATCAAAGGACCGACTAACGGCGGTCGCCATATTTATACGTTGACCTATTGA
- a CDS encoding sugar phosphate isomerase/epimerase family protein translates to MKLGINEATCKENSTLEKDLLLCEKYHYSYIEIRLDMLKDYLQRHSIEELQNFFKTSHVKPYAFNSIEDINFRTERQWEEVVALFTFACEMGQKIGNPYIVVVPTMGDDMMQKTEKEIFDDSVEALRKLSDIATQYEMKLAFEPIGNSRWCVRNLEQCMDIINAVDRKNVGVALDAFNLFLYNKLQNIDSLELVPAEKIFVYHIDDSEDLPLSVLDHCHRLFPGDGVIPLAAITQKLHEKGYDGIASVELFRPEYWAMDPDDVFRLAAEKTKQFL, encoded by the coding sequence ATGAAACTCGGTATAAATGAAGCTACCTGCAAAGAAAATTCTACATTGGAAAAAGACTTACTGCTTTGTGAAAAGTATCATTATAGTTATATCGAAATTAGGCTGGATATGCTAAAAGATTATTTGCAGCGACATTCAATCGAAGAATTGCAAAATTTTTTTAAAACAAGTCATGTCAAACCGTATGCATTTAATTCTATCGAAGATATTAATTTTCGCACAGAGCGACAATGGGAAGAAGTAGTTGCACTATTTACCTTCGCTTGTGAGATGGGGCAAAAAATTGGCAATCCTTATATTGTTGTTGTCCCCACAATGGGTGACGATATGATGCAAAAGACGGAAAAGGAAATATTTGACGATAGTGTTGAAGCACTGCGAAAGTTATCCGATATCGCCACTCAGTATGAAATGAAATTGGCGTTTGAGCCTATCGGAAATTCCCGTTGGTGTGTCCGAAATCTAGAACAATGTATGGATATTATCAATGCTGTAGATCGAAAGAATGTTGGTGTGGCGTTGGATGCGTTTAATCTCTTTCTTTACAATAAGCTGCAGAATATTGATTCCCTTGAACTCGTTCCGGCAGAAAAGATCTTTGTTTATCACATTGATGACAGTGAAGACTTGCCGTTGTCAGTGTTAGATCATTGCCACAGATTGTTTCCCGGTGACGGTGTTATCCCTCTTGCGGCAATTACACAAAAACTTCATGAAAAAGGTTATGATGGCATTGCTTCGGTAGAGCTTTTCCGGCCAGAATATTGGGCGATGGATCCGGATGATGTCTTCCGATTGGCAGCGGAGAAAACAAAGCAATTTTTATAA
- the iolG gene encoding inositol 2-dehydrogenase, translating to MTKQLKIGIIGMGRIGKLHGNNLAFSVPNSKIEAVADLFLNDEMRAWAQGLGVQKIYNNPAQIFSDPAIEAVFICSSSEAHADLIIQAAAAKKHIFCEKPIHTDADQIRKALNAVEKAGVKLQVGFVRRFDHNHKKVRDVVASGQMGAPHIVKVTSRDPEPQSIEYVSTSGGIFLDMMIHDFDMVRYLSGSEVTEVTAIGAIKIDERIREFSDVDTAIVLLKFENGAIGVIDNSRAARYGYDQRVEVHCDKGCVQDYNDLIDTTIISTKDGVRSERPKWFFLERYNQAFIAEAQEFTAAVLNNTEPSVTGIDGLMPVLIAKAAQKSLDEGRTVKLTEFA from the coding sequence ATGACAAAACAGTTAAAAATTGGCATAATCGGAATGGGCAGAATTGGTAAGCTGCATGGTAACAATTTAGCGTTTTCTGTGCCTAATTCAAAAATTGAAGCGGTAGCCGATCTCTTTCTAAATGATGAAATGCGCGCTTGGGCTCAAGGGCTGGGAGTACAGAAAATTTATAATAATCCGGCACAGATTTTTTCTGATCCGGCAATTGAAGCAGTATTCATCTGCTCATCGTCAGAAGCGCATGCCGACTTAATTATTCAAGCGGCAGCAGCAAAAAAACACATTTTCTGCGAAAAACCAATTCATACCGATGCCGATCAGATTCGCAAGGCGCTTAATGCTGTAGAAAAAGCAGGCGTTAAACTACAAGTTGGTTTTGTGCGCCGGTTTGATCATAACCACAAAAAAGTCAGAGATGTTGTAGCTTCAGGACAAATGGGAGCTCCCCATATCGTAAAAGTGACTTCTCGTGATCCTGAGCCGCAATCCATAGAATACGTAAGTACATCAGGTGGCATTTTTCTCGACATGATGATACATGATTTTGATATGGTGCGTTATCTTTCTGGTAGTGAGGTAACTGAGGTCACGGCAATCGGTGCTATTAAAATTGACGAAAGAATCCGAGAATTTTCCGATGTTGATACGGCGATTGTGCTGCTTAAATTCGAGAACGGTGCTATTGGAGTAATCGATAATAGTCGCGCTGCTCGCTATGGTTATGACCAGCGTGTTGAGGTGCATTGCGACAAAGGCTGCGTACAAGATTACAATGATCTCATTGATACGACGATAATCAGTACGAAGGACGGGGTTCGCAGCGAACGGCCAAAATGGTTTTTCCTCGAACGTTATAATCAAGCGTTTATCGCCGAAGCACAAGAATTTACGGCTGCGGTTTTAAATAATACCGAGCCTTCTGTTACAGGAATAGATGGGCTAATGCCTGTATTGATTGCCAAAGCCGCACAAAAATCATTGGATGAAGGCCGCACTGTCAAATTAACAGAATTCGCTTAA
- a CDS encoding sugar porter family MFS transporter, with translation MDNQNTKEEIALQPTDQTLNKNKPTPKSNLRIITLISTFGGLLFGYDTGVVNGALLYMARPDQLNLNPFMEGLVASSLLFGAAIGAVMGGRLSDKYGRRKNILYLAIVFFFATVGCALAPNSDVMIGFRFLLGLAVGGASVTVPTYLAEMSPAEDRGRVVTQNELMIVTGQFLAFLMNAILGNLFGSTSHIWRYMLSIATIPAVILWVGMLAMPESPRWLVSKGKISEALNVLKRVRDEACAVVELKEIKDLSDAEAHLEKASAKEFAVTPWIRRLLFIGIGVGIVQQITGVNAINYYGTQILKEAGFTMQAALIANTANGAISVTATLVGMWLLGRLGRRKIFLIGLTMTTITQCLIGIFSMTLSDQSYFPYLILSMTVTFMAFQQGCSAPVTWLIMSEIFPLRLRGLGMGTVVFFSWIANFTVGLGFPVLLSSIGLSQTFFTFAFGGLMAIIFVAKWLPETKGRSLEQLEQCFRDYKNIDCRKLL, from the coding sequence ATGGATAATCAAAATACAAAAGAAGAGATAGCGTTACAACCAACAGATCAAACATTAAATAAAAATAAACCCACACCAAAATCAAATTTAAGGATTATAACACTTATATCGACATTCGGAGGATTGCTCTTTGGGTATGATACAGGTGTTGTTAATGGTGCTTTGCTATATATGGCACGCCCGGATCAATTAAATCTTAATCCCTTTATGGAAGGGCTTGTGGCAAGCTCTCTTCTTTTTGGAGCGGCTATTGGAGCTGTAATGGGGGGGCGTCTATCCGATAAATATGGTCGGAGAAAAAATATTCTTTATCTGGCTATCGTATTTTTCTTTGCGACAGTCGGCTGTGCGTTAGCTCCAAATTCGGATGTCATGATTGGGTTTCGTTTTTTACTTGGTTTGGCTGTAGGTGGTGCGTCTGTTACAGTGCCAACATACTTAGCAGAAATGTCTCCAGCGGAAGATCGTGGTCGCGTGGTTACACAAAATGAATTGATGATCGTAACAGGACAATTTTTAGCCTTTCTTATGAATGCGATTCTGGGGAATCTTTTTGGATCAACCAGTCATATTTGGCGCTATATGTTGTCTATTGCTACGATACCCGCTGTGATTTTGTGGGTGGGTATGCTTGCAATGCCAGAGAGTCCGCGTTGGCTGGTATCAAAAGGAAAGATCAGCGAGGCTTTAAATGTATTAAAACGCGTACGGGATGAAGCGTGTGCAGTTGTTGAATTAAAGGAGATTAAAGATCTTTCTGATGCTGAAGCGCATTTAGAAAAAGCAAGTGCAAAGGAGTTTGCTGTAACACCTTGGATTCGTCGGCTTTTATTTATTGGAATTGGAGTTGGAATTGTTCAACAAATTACGGGTGTAAATGCTATTAATTATTATGGAACGCAAATTCTGAAAGAGGCTGGCTTTACTATGCAGGCAGCTTTGATTGCCAATACAGCAAATGGTGCTATTTCAGTAACGGCGACTTTAGTGGGTATGTGGTTATTGGGAAGACTCGGTCGACGAAAAATTTTCCTCATAGGGCTTACAATGACGACTATTACACAATGTCTCATTGGCATTTTTTCAATGACATTATCTGATCAATCTTATTTTCCTTATCTTATTCTTTCGATGACAGTTACCTTTATGGCCTTTCAGCAAGGATGCAGCGCGCCTGTTACCTGGCTTATTATGTCGGAAATATTTCCCTTGCGTCTACGGGGGCTGGGAATGGGTACGGTAGTGTTTTTTTCATGGATAGCTAATTTTACTGTCGGATTAGGTTTTCCTGTTTTATTGAGTAGCATTGGTTTGTCACAGACCTTCTTTACATTTGCCTTTGGCGGATTAATGGCTATCATATTTGTTGCTAAATGGCTTCCCGAAACAAAGGGACGTTCTCTTGAACAATTGGAACAATGTTTCCGAGATTACAAAAATATTGATTGTAGAAAATTATTGTAG
- a CDS encoding acyl CoA:acetate/3-ketoacid CoA transferase, with product MVQIISAAEAANLIKDAATVATSGFVGSAIPEALTAALEERFLKEEKPRNLTLVYCAGQGDGKDGGANHFGHENMMKRVVGGHFNTAPKLSQLAVDEKIEAYNFPQGTLTHWFRNVAGKKPGVITKVGLNTFVDPRIEGGKLNKKTTEDLVEVIQLGGEEWLWYKPFPVDVALIRGTSADERGNISIEKEAVSLEILSIAQAAKNSGGIVIVQVERIVKAGSLHPMNVKVPGIIVDYIVVSEPANHKQTFIEQYNPAYSGEICVSSLSDNCFMALDERKVIARRAAMELIPNAIVNLGIGIPEGVSMIANEEGMGDTMTLTVEAGPVGGIPAGSLNFGASSNSEAILDQPYQFDFYDGGGLDLAFLGLAEADQHGNINVSKFKGRVAGCGGFINITQNTKEVIFLGTFMAGGLKIKVADGKLNIITEGRNKKFLDHVEQITFSGKYAQDNQQSVMYITERAVFRLTSAGMVLTEIAPGINLETDVLAHMDFKPIISPELKTMDYRIFRNEKMGLGEMVSRCGK from the coding sequence ATGGTCCAGATAATAAGTGCGGCAGAAGCGGCTAACCTCATTAAAGATGCTGCTACCGTTGCTACAAGTGGCTTTGTTGGCAGTGCAATTCCTGAGGCGCTAACTGCTGCGTTGGAAGAACGATTTCTTAAAGAAGAAAAACCGCGTAATTTAACCCTTGTTTATTGTGCTGGACAAGGTGATGGCAAGGATGGCGGTGCCAATCATTTTGGTCACGAGAATATGATGAAAAGGGTAGTCGGCGGACATTTTAATACAGCTCCAAAGTTGAGCCAATTAGCCGTTGATGAAAAGATTGAAGCGTATAATTTTCCTCAAGGGACGCTTACCCATTGGTTTCGTAACGTAGCTGGCAAAAAGCCAGGTGTTATAACGAAAGTCGGTTTGAATACCTTTGTTGATCCAAGAATTGAAGGCGGGAAATTAAACAAAAAAACCACAGAGGATCTTGTGGAAGTTATTCAATTAGGTGGCGAAGAATGGCTATGGTATAAGCCTTTTCCAGTTGATGTGGCTTTAATCCGGGGAACTTCTGCAGATGAAAGGGGCAATATCTCCATTGAAAAGGAAGCTGTTTCATTAGAGATTCTCTCCATCGCCCAAGCTGCTAAAAATTCGGGTGGCATTGTTATCGTACAAGTAGAGCGTATCGTTAAAGCTGGTAGTTTACATCCAATGAATGTAAAAGTCCCAGGAATTATTGTTGACTATATTGTGGTATCAGAACCAGCCAATCACAAGCAGACCTTTATTGAACAGTATAATCCTGCTTATTCAGGGGAGATATGTGTATCATCCTTGTCAGATAATTGTTTTATGGCTTTAGACGAACGCAAGGTTATTGCCCGTCGTGCTGCTATGGAGCTGATTCCCAATGCGATTGTGAATCTTGGCATTGGTATTCCAGAAGGGGTATCAATGATAGCAAACGAAGAAGGTATGGGGGACACTATGACCCTTACCGTTGAAGCTGGTCCAGTGGGGGGGATTCCTGCTGGTAGTTTAAATTTTGGCGCTTCTAGTAATTCGGAGGCCATATTAGACCAACCTTATCAATTTGACTTTTATGATGGTGGCGGTCTGGATTTAGCTTTTCTGGGATTAGCTGAAGCCGATCAACATGGCAATATTAATGTAAGTAAATTTAAGGGCCGTGTGGCTGGCTGTGGTGGTTTTATTAACATTACCCAGAATACAAAAGAAGTAATTTTCCTTGGAACCTTTATGGCAGGAGGATTAAAGATTAAGGTTGCGGATGGTAAATTAAACATCATTACAGAAGGACGAAATAAAAAATTTCTAGATCATGTGGAGCAGATTACTTTCAGTGGTAAATATGCGCAGGATAATCAACAATCTGTCATGTATATTACGGAACGTGCTGTATTTCGCTTAACATCTGCTGGTATGGTGTTGACTGAAATCGCTCCGGGGATCAATCTGGAAACGGATGTATTAGCCCATATGGACTTTAAACCGATTATCTCTCCTGAGCTGAAAACGATGGATTATCGCATTTTCAGAAATGAAAAAATGGGGCTTGGTGAGATGGTGTCCAGATGTGGAAAGTGA
- a CDS encoding zinc-dependent alcohol dehydrogenase — protein sequence MKNRPTKCKAAFMYGPKDLRIEELELPPLQPYQVLIKLKACGICGSDVECYEGESAEGRYDIAPYVPGHEWAGQAVEIGSAVTSVEVGNKVVGDCVLPCNNCANCKDGKMPSACLNMRELGFRPDSPGGWGEYMILEEQYTHVIPDDWSYELGAWVETFNVGYWGVWGNDCSPDASDDIAIIGAGPIGMCAAMVCAASGANVIAIDPLEKRRQNILNYGANHVVDPITCNVEEKLKELTNGRGPSVVIECSGNDIGIASLFDIAGHSARVGVVGHSIGRKVPVEIGKTIWKTLRLSGSGGTNKWFPRTIRFMSRIKDKYDFAALNSHHYDFFELDKAMDLACHHKDIARKVMLTFKD from the coding sequence ATGAAAAACCGTCCAACAAAATGTAAAGCTGCGTTTATGTATGGTCCTAAAGATTTAAGAATTGAGGAATTGGAATTGCCGCCGCTGCAACCTTATCAGGTGCTGATAAAACTTAAAGCTTGCGGTATATGTGGTTCCGATGTTGAATGCTATGAAGGTGAATCCGCTGAAGGGCGTTACGATATAGCGCCATATGTGCCTGGTCATGAATGGGCAGGACAAGCTGTAGAAATCGGCAGCGCTGTAACTTCAGTAGAGGTGGGCAATAAAGTTGTTGGTGACTGCGTACTGCCTTGTAACAATTGTGCAAATTGTAAAGACGGCAAAATGCCTTCTGCCTGCCTGAATATGCGCGAACTTGGTTTTCGTCCGGATTCCCCCGGTGGTTGGGGTGAATATATGATTTTGGAAGAACAATATACCCATGTAATTCCTGATGATTGGAGTTATGAATTAGGAGCTTGGGTGGAAACTTTTAATGTCGGTTATTGGGGTGTATGGGGCAATGATTGCAGTCCCGATGCTTCCGATGATATTGCCATCATCGGTGCAGGACCGATTGGTATGTGTGCGGCAATGGTTTGTGCGGCTTCTGGTGCTAATGTTATCGCCATTGATCCTTTGGAAAAAAGACGTCAGAATATCTTGAATTATGGCGCAAATCATGTGGTAGATCCGATTACTTGCAATGTAGAAGAAAAATTAAAAGAATTGACCAATGGACGCGGTCCCTCCGTAGTTATTGAATGTTCCGGTAATGACATCGGTATTGCCTCATTGTTCGATATCGCTGGTCATTCTGCCCGCGTTGGTGTAGTAGGACATTCTATTGGGCGCAAAGTTCCCGTAGAAATCGGCAAAACCATCTGGAAAACTCTCCGTCTTTCTGGTTCCGGCGGTACGAATAAATGGTTCCCTAGAACAATTCGCTTTATGTCACGTATTAAAGACAAATATGATTTTGCCGCCTTGAATTCTCATCACTATGATTTCTTTGAGCTGGATAAGGCTATGGATCTTGCCTGCCACCATAAAGATATCGCCCGCAAAGTTATGCTGACCTTTAAAGATTAA
- a CDS encoding class II fructose-bisphosphate aldolase has product MALVKMDDLLKKADIHKYGVGSFSVASLEMIMGTIQAAEELNAPIILQIAEGRLKYSPLHLIGPVMIDAAKKAKVPVAVHLDHGLTIETIKQALDLGFTSIMFDGSKLPVEKNIKKTIEVMQLAKQYGAVTEAELGLVGGSEDDSEDLEIMATSIEEAKQFYECTGVDALAVAIGNAHGIYKSTPQLQFDRLKEIDKIVKAPLVLHGGSGITVADFRACIQYGIVKINVMTATLNKVVEGSRRLLEKNPKVDYFTYHQQTIQSAYESVTDHIKAFQSENQA; this is encoded by the coding sequence ATGGCACTTGTTAAAATGGATGATCTTTTAAAAAAAGCAGATATACACAAGTATGGAGTTGGTTCCTTCAGTGTTGCCAGTTTAGAAATGATAATGGGAACGATACAAGCAGCAGAAGAATTAAATGCACCGATTATTCTTCAAATTGCCGAAGGTAGGTTGAAATATTCACCGCTACATTTAATTGGGCCAGTTATGATAGACGCTGCTAAAAAAGCAAAAGTGCCAGTTGCTGTGCATTTGGATCATGGCCTAACGATAGAAACGATCAAGCAGGCACTGGATTTAGGTTTTACATCGATCATGTTTGATGGATCAAAATTGCCAGTGGAGAAAAATATTAAGAAAACCATAGAAGTTATGCAATTAGCTAAACAATATGGTGCTGTAACGGAAGCGGAATTAGGTCTTGTTGGTGGTAGTGAAGACGATTCGGAAGATTTAGAAATCATGGCAACATCCATAGAAGAAGCAAAACAGTTTTATGAATGCACTGGTGTAGATGCTTTGGCAGTAGCTATCGGTAATGCTCATGGCATTTATAAAAGTACACCTCAGTTGCAGTTTGATAGATTAAAGGAAATCGATAAAATAGTAAAGGCTCCTTTAGTTTTACATGGTGGCTCTGGTATTACTGTGGCTGATTTTAGAGCGTGCATTCAATATGGAATAGTAAAGATTAATGTAATGACAGCTACGCTTAACAAAGTGGTGGAAGGTTCCAGGAGGTTATTAGAAAAAAATCCAAAGGTAGACTACTTTACCTATCATCAACAGACAATTCAATCTGCCTATGAAAGTGTGACCGATCACATTAAAGCGTTTCAAAGTGAGAATCAAGCTTAA
- a CDS encoding sugar phosphate isomerase/epimerase family protein produces MKQWKLAVSSADEAPNTAPILLQGDICNNLREAARLGYDAIEVHTRETADLNYSAIAQTVKECGTKICMVITGRLNTEGRCNLIDDAPYITKAAMEGMKQYIDMAQKLHADLVVGWVKGNIPPGGKRDKYMDRLAKHLRELVDYGAERNVKLNLEVINRYEVNVFTTAEETMGFLEHYKIDNCYVHLDTFHMGIDECDPVTAIQRCKGKLGYMHFADNSRRYPGSGQFDFQRILKTLDEIGYEGYLSVECLPEPDGQTAAEKASVFLKKLFKE; encoded by the coding sequence TTGAAACAGTGGAAACTTGCGGTATCTTCTGCTGACGAAGCACCGAATACTGCGCCGATTTTACTACAGGGTGATATTTGCAACAATCTACGAGAGGCAGCTCGTTTAGGCTATGATGCGATTGAAGTACATACCAGAGAAACCGCAGATTTAAATTATTCTGCAATTGCACAAACCGTAAAGGAGTGCGGCACAAAAATTTGTATGGTTATTACAGGGCGACTGAACACGGAAGGTCGCTGCAATTTGATTGACGATGCTCCTTATATTACCAAAGCTGCGATGGAAGGTATGAAACAGTATATTGATATGGCACAAAAACTTCATGCTGATCTTGTGGTTGGCTGGGTCAAAGGTAATATTCCACCTGGCGGTAAACGTGACAAATATATGGATAGATTGGCAAAGCATTTGAGGGAACTTGTGGATTATGGAGCAGAGCGTAATGTGAAATTAAATCTTGAAGTCATTAACCGCTATGAGGTTAATGTATTCACAACGGCTGAAGAAACAATGGGTTTTTTAGAACACTATAAAATAGACAACTGCTATGTGCATTTGGATACCTTCCATATGGGGATTGACGAATGTGATCCGGTCACTGCAATTCAAAGGTGTAAAGGAAAGCTCGGTTATATGCATTTTGCTGATAATTCGCGGCGTTATCCCGGAAGTGGGCAGTTTGATTTTCAGAGGATTTTAAAAACATTAGACGAAATCGGTTATGAGGGGTATTTATCCGTAGAATGCCTGCCAGAGCCGGATGGGCAGACTGCGGCAGAAAAAGCCTCTGTTTTTTTAAAAAAATTATTTAAAGAATGA
- a CDS encoding DeoR/GlpR family DNA-binding transcription regulator, giving the protein MIKLKRIDEIEKLLREEEIVSLDKLCDLFQVSKATIRRDVNELEKHGSIKKIYGGIMLSQKDSQQHFQLSEKSIKCKRNAAKLASDLVVNGDVIYIDSGTTNMYLIPFLSKRMNLTIITANLYVISAALEYPQLNIISTGGILHRPSNAFVGSAVINFLQNYNISKRFFSSSGVSLTNGVTSAFPLEYEIKRYLIERGETNILLLDSSKVDVVSLKTFCRLDELDYFVTDQRPSKKYCDFFSANNVRLIIE; this is encoded by the coding sequence ATGATAAAACTTAAGAGGATAGATGAAATTGAAAAATTATTACGGGAAGAGGAAATCGTGTCTCTGGATAAATTATGTGACTTATTTCAGGTGTCAAAAGCTACCATTCGTCGTGACGTTAATGAGTTAGAAAAACATGGTTCTATCAAAAAGATTTACGGCGGTATTATGCTTAGTCAAAAAGACTCACAGCAACATTTTCAACTCAGCGAAAAAAGCATAAAATGCAAAAGAAATGCTGCGAAATTAGCCAGTGACCTAGTAGTGAATGGTGATGTTATTTACATTGATTCTGGTACTACAAATATGTATTTAATTCCTTTCTTGTCAAAGCGTATGAACTTGACAATAATAACAGCCAACTTATACGTTATCAGCGCAGCGTTAGAGTATCCTCAATTAAATATTATCTCTACTGGTGGTATCCTTCATCGGCCATCCAATGCTTTTGTCGGGTCCGCTGTTATAAATTTTCTGCAAAACTACAATATCTCCAAGAGATTTTTTTCCTCTTCTGGTGTCTCACTTACCAATGGAGTTACGAGTGCTTTTCCATTAGAATATGAAATTAAACGCTACTTGATTGAGAGAGGAGAAACTAATATTTTATTACTAGATTCCTCCAAGGTAGATGTTGTGTCTTTGAAAACTTTTTGCAGATTAGATGAGTTGGATTACTTTGTTACTGATCAACGGCCATCTAAGAAGTATTGTGATTTTTTTTCTGCCAATAACGTTAGATTAATTATTGAGTAG
- the iolM gene encoding scyllo-inosose 3-dehydrogenase, with translation MKRGTKMRAFYVEADWAPKEGYQLSERELSTKRALRGNSIWKNIKGSVVNRPIPKYDDDQVLIKVGAAGICGTDAHLLRQDENGYSKYDGHSKYPIITGHEFSGEIVEVGKKVKKLKVGDLVGVESMHWCGECDACRRGMFNQCKDLEEPGLTYDGGFAEYAAVRTKYCYPLNDIVNYYGDKMTALELGALIEPTGVAYNGLFVRGGGVRPGGHVVVFGAGPIGLAAISLMKTAGAAKLICFESVPERVELAKQCGADAVYNPLDFKSPDDQAQMLMELTNGVGISLFAECAGATKFTYPVMGKSLAIGGKTIQIGHTIGLTPVDIFNWQWNAASISGSNGQSGQGIYPDVIALMASGRIDMRKMVTGRYPLEEIEEGMKITAGKVLVSTAYEKRS, from the coding sequence ATGAAAAGGGGGACAAAAATGAGAGCTTTTTATGTTGAAGCAGACTGGGCTCCCAAGGAGGGATACCAGTTGTCCGAGCGTGAGCTGAGCACTAAGCGGGCACTGAGGGGCAATTCCATTTGGAAGAATATTAAAGGATCCGTAGTTAACCGTCCCATACCCAAATACGACGACGATCAAGTATTAATTAAAGTTGGAGCAGCAGGTATCTGTGGCACGGATGCACATCTTCTGCGCCAGGATGAGAACGGCTATTCCAAATATGACGGACATTCTAAGTATCCGATTATCACGGGACATGAATTCTCGGGAGAAATCGTTGAAGTTGGTAAAAAGGTCAAAAAATTAAAAGTGGGCGATTTAGTCGGTGTGGAATCCATGCATTGGTGTGGCGAATGCGACGCTTGCCGCCGCGGGATGTTCAATCAATGTAAGGATTTAGAGGAACCAGGACTTACCTATGATGGTGGGTTTGCCGAGTATGCTGCTGTAAGAACAAAATATTGTTATCCGCTCAATGATATTGTCAATTATTATGGCGATAAAATGACGGCGTTAGAGTTAGGGGCGCTGATTGAACCAACAGGCGTCGCATATAATGGCTTGTTTGTACGCGGTGGTGGTGTTCGACCTGGCGGGCATGTGGTGGTGTTTGGTGCAGGTCCAATTGGGCTTGCTGCAATTTCACTGATGAAAACAGCAGGTGCGGCAAAATTGATTTGCTTTGAAAGCGTTCCTGAAAGGGTAGAATTGGCTAAACAATGTGGTGCCGACGCAGTCTACAATCCGCTAGATTTTAAATCGCCGGACGATCAGGCACAAATGCTCATGGAACTTACCAATGGAGTTGGGATTTCGCTGTTTGCCGAATGTGCGGGCGCAACGAAATTTACCTATCCGGTGATGGGTAAGTCACTAGCCATCGGTGGCAAAACCATTCAAATTGGGCATACCATTGGTCTTACACCAGTTGATATTTTTAACTGGCAATGGAATGCAGCTAGCATCAGCGGCTCTAACGGACAATCCGGTCAGGGGATTTATCCAGATGTTATTGCATTAATGGCGTCAGGTCGTATTGATATGCGTAAAATGGTCACGGGACGCTATCCGCTGGAAGAGATTGAAGAAGGAATGAAGATTACTGCTGGAAAGGTTCTGGTTTCAACAGCATATGAAAAACGAAGCTGA